From a region of the Desulfobulbaceae bacterium DB1 genome:
- a CDS encoding two-component sensor histidine kinase — translation MKIRQKITLWISGTALLAAVAVSAFVFLELVEEPVRLIDREMRHMADSLFEQGQDDISAPWSLNVDQLPFSPDRYWIRISDQDQNILYQSALTRYTEIPIREKKHYNVERIIPREQVRIGQDDENEVYFRVRVYEREIDGRLVTIRIAKPIEDLEEELLKVLRELAAGLAICTLVIVALSYKLAGRILDPLVVINHLVREIREKSLDRRIPVGKNRDELATLAISLNEMFDRLQYSFARQKEFVGNASHELKSPITLLMLTQEELLLRADLPAEIRKDVERQLFTLRRMSKLIRNLLDLSRLEQQETLTIGSVDMGGLMTLVLEDYRDMLLAGNISVAVDLPRDLLMAGDAEKLQRLLINLLDNAIRYNDAENGRIQIKAMQDEGHILLTVANTGQTIPPADNERVFEQFYRVEKSRSVFHGGSGLGLTIARKIVDLHGGVISIAGQDGWTTVTVSLPLRDV, via the coding sequence ATGAAGATACGGCAGAAAATCACCCTGTGGATTTCCGGAACAGCGCTGTTGGCTGCTGTTGCCGTTTCCGCTTTTGTTTTTCTTGAACTTGTTGAAGAACCTGTGCGGCTGATTGACCGGGAAATGCGGCACATGGCCGATTCTCTTTTTGAACAGGGTCAGGACGATATCAGCGCGCCATGGTCGCTCAACGTGGATCAATTGCCTTTTTCGCCGGATCGTTACTGGATCAGGATATCTGACCAGGATCAAAACATTCTCTACCAATCCGCCCTGACCCGCTACACCGAAATCCCGATTCGTGAAAAAAAGCATTACAATGTTGAACGGATTATTCCCCGTGAGCAGGTGCGGATCGGCCAGGATGACGAAAACGAGGTCTATTTCCGGGTCAGGGTCTACGAACGGGAGATCGACGGCCGACTGGTCACCATCCGGATCGCCAAACCCATTGAGGACTTGGAGGAGGAACTCCTGAAAGTGCTGCGGGAACTGGCTGCCGGATTGGCAATCTGCACCCTTGTTATCGTGGCCCTCAGTTATAAACTGGCCGGCAGGATTCTTGATCCGCTGGTCGTTATTAATCATCTGGTCCGGGAGATTCGGGAAAAATCCCTGGACCGACGTATTCCGGTCGGCAAAAATCGTGATGAACTCGCGACCCTTGCCATCTCGCTCAACGAGATGTTCGACCGATTGCAGTATTCCTTTGCACGGCAAAAAGAATTTGTCGGCAATGCCTCCCATGAACTGAAAAGCCCGATTACCCTGCTCATGCTGACCCAGGAAGAGCTTCTCCTGCGCGCAGACCTGCCCGCCGAGATCCGCAAGGATGTCGAACGACAACTCTTCACCCTGCGGCGGATGAGCAAGCTGATCAGGAATTTGCTTGATCTCTCGCGTTTGGAGCAGCAGGAAACCCTGACGATCGGTTCGGTTGACATGGGCGGCTTGATGACATTGGTGCTGGAGGATTACCGGGACATGCTGCTTGCCGGCAATATCTCGGTTGCCGTTGATCTTCCCCGAGATCTGCTCATGGCAGGTGATGCCGAGAAGTTACAACGTCTGCTGATTAATCTCCTTGATAATGCCATCCGTTATAATGATGCCGAAAATGGCCGGATTCAGATCAAGGCAATGCAGGACGAGGGGCATATTCTACTTACGGTGGCAAATACCGGTCAGACGATTCCCCCCGCGGACAACGAGCGTGTTTTTGAACAGTTTTACCGGGTGGAAAAATCCCGCTCCGTATTTCATGGCGGTTCAGGCCTGGGGCTGACCATTGCCCGGAAGATCGTCGATCTGCACGGAGGAGTGATCTCCATTGCCGGTCAAGACGGCTGGACAACGGTCACCGTCAGTTTGCCGCTGCGGGATGTCTGA